One part of the Vibrio hyugaensis genome encodes these proteins:
- a CDS encoding TAXI family TRAP transporter solute-binding subunit: MKGTTLIAVFASAVSLFSYSEKISAAEKFITIGTGGQTGVYYVAGQSICRFVNRGAADHSIKCNAPASGGGVANVNGLRSGEYNFGIMQSDHQYKALEGVAPFQNNQPMTDIRAVFSLQSEVFTILARKDAGITNFDDLKGKRVNIGNPGSGQRDTFEQVMQAKGWSQDVFSLVSDLKPAEQASAMSDNNIDAMSYFVGHPNGAIQEASTTTDAVLVPVTGPEIDKLLAERAYFTKATIPGGMYRGNPNDTQSIGGKAVLSTTAETDPELVYQLTKSVFDNLDRFKRLHPAFKDLKESEMIEVGLSAPLHEGAVRYYKERGWL, from the coding sequence ATGAAAGGAACCACACTCATTGCAGTATTTGCTTCGGCAGTTTCACTGTTCTCATACAGTGAGAAAATAAGTGCGGCAGAGAAATTTATTACTATCGGCACGGGCGGTCAAACTGGCGTTTATTACGTGGCAGGTCAATCGATTTGTCGTTTCGTAAACCGTGGTGCAGCAGACCACAGTATTAAATGTAATGCACCAGCCAGTGGTGGTGGCGTGGCAAACGTCAATGGTTTGCGCAGTGGCGAATACAACTTCGGCATCATGCAGTCAGATCACCAATACAAAGCCCTAGAAGGTGTGGCTCCTTTCCAAAATAACCAACCAATGACGGACATTCGTGCCGTTTTCTCACTACAAAGTGAAGTGTTCACAATTCTTGCGCGTAAAGACGCGGGCATCACCAATTTCGACGATTTGAAAGGCAAGCGCGTCAACATTGGTAACCCTGGTTCTGGTCAACGCGATACGTTTGAGCAAGTGATGCAAGCAAAAGGCTGGTCGCAAGATGTGTTCAGCTTGGTGTCAGATCTGAAACCAGCAGAACAAGCTTCTGCAATGAGCGACAACAACATCGATGCAATGAGCTACTTTGTTGGTCACCCAAATGGCGCGATTCAAGAAGCCTCAACTACAACGGATGCGGTGCTAGTACCAGTGACTGGTCCTGAAATCGACAAGTTACTTGCTGAGCGTGCGTACTTCACCAAAGCAACCATTCCGGGCGGAATGTACCGTGGCAACCCGAACGATACGCAATCTATCGGCGGTAAAGCGGTGCTCTCAACCACAGCAGAGACCGATCCTGAGTTGGTGTACCAACTGACGAAATCTGTGTTCGACAACCTAGACCGCTTCAAGCGTTTGCATCCAGCATTTAAAGACTTGAAAGAATCAGAAATGATTGAAGTGGGTTTGTCTGCACCACTGCATGAAGGTGCGGTGCGCTACTACAAAGAGCGCGGCTGGTTGTAA
- a CDS encoding Qnr family pentapeptide repeat protein has translation MIKTDQTFEHEDFSHHDLQNTTFENCRFYQCNFDHADLSDAKFIDCRFIQPSDIEGCSFRYAKLKDASFSNCMLAMSQFNGADCVGIELRKCDLKGANFQSANFANRVSNTVFFCIAYITGCNLAYTNFERALLEKCDLFENRWNGANLMGASFKGSDLSRGEFSQEQWGSFNIEESDLTHVDLEGLDIRRVSLYGVKICDWQQEQLLAPFGLIVI, from the coding sequence ATGATTAAGACCGACCAAACCTTCGAGCATGAGGACTTTTCTCATCACGATTTGCAAAACACCACCTTTGAAAACTGCCGCTTTTATCAGTGCAATTTCGACCACGCCGATCTGAGTGATGCAAAGTTTATTGATTGCCGTTTTATCCAGCCGAGCGACATAGAAGGCTGCAGTTTCCGTTATGCCAAACTCAAAGATGCCAGCTTTAGCAACTGCATGTTGGCTATGTCTCAGTTCAATGGCGCGGATTGCGTCGGCATCGAACTGCGCAAATGCGATTTGAAGGGTGCAAACTTTCAAAGTGCCAACTTCGCTAATCGCGTCAGCAATACTGTGTTCTTTTGTATCGCCTACATCACGGGCTGCAACTTGGCTTACACCAATTTTGAGCGCGCACTGCTAGAGAAATGCGACCTGTTTGAAAACCGATGGAACGGCGCCAATTTGATGGGCGCGAGCTTTAAAGGCTCTGACTTATCGAGAGGAGAATTCAGTCAAGAACAATGGGGCAGCTTTAATATAGAAGAGAGCGATCTTACCCACGTCGATTTAGAAGGCTTGGACATTCGCCGCGTATCTTTATACGGTGTTAAGATCTGCGACTGGCAGCAAGAACAACTGCTCGCACCATTTGGATTGATCGTTATTTAG
- a CDS encoding DMT family transporter, with the protein MSWFFLLLGVGAEALSHVALKATDGFSKPLPATLVLVGHLAAFFCLAQAMKGGMPVGIVHALWAGLAIVSVTLISQLVYRQHMDTSLWIGMALIAAGVMVINLSHGHAH; encoded by the coding sequence ATGAGCTGGTTTTTCTTACTTTTAGGTGTGGGCGCCGAAGCCCTTTCACACGTTGCACTCAAAGCCACTGATGGCTTTAGCAAACCACTACCTGCAACCCTTGTCTTAGTTGGTCACTTGGCTGCATTTTTCTGTTTGGCGCAAGCGATGAAAGGCGGCATGCCAGTTGGCATTGTTCACGCGCTTTGGGCAGGTTTAGCGATTGTATCGGTGACCTTAATCTCGCAACTGGTTTACCGCCAACACATGGACACCAGCCTTTGGATTGGCATGGCACTTATCGCAGCGGGCGTGATGGTGATAAACTTGTCTCACGGACACGCACATTAA
- a CDS encoding MBL fold metallo-hydrolase, whose product MSETTLKNTYLARERATQSLITPHTYYAQLAHRINHSPQFEYGRVKDKMPNVPSPQSFWQVCWAYMGGRSPLSPDNQLPHSPIELTQFEQRQQAMRVTWLGHSTLFIEVDGIRILTDPVFDYASPLIAKAWFERNIPNTAVRDSLPIPDIIVISHDHYDHLEASTIRYYSDKSVTFYVPLGVGKHLIRWGVRPDNVVEFDWWDSVHYANVELICTPANHNSGRTYLDKNSTLWASWVVKGKQETLYFSGDSAYDSHFAQIAQRCGPIDLACLEVAADVKGNQGYPVENWGHMQAHHTVRAFKDLQAKKLLPVHWATYELFTHKWDEPIEDLIEHCQADHIELITPMAGESFYVAKEYKNKPWWQANKLCEQARKIRV is encoded by the coding sequence ATGTCTGAAACGACACTTAAAAACACGTACTTGGCTCGTGAGCGCGCAACGCAATCACTGATTACTCCTCACACTTACTACGCGCAGTTGGCGCATCGCATCAACCACTCACCTCAATTTGAATATGGACGCGTCAAAGACAAGATGCCAAACGTGCCAAGCCCTCAGTCTTTTTGGCAAGTGTGTTGGGCCTACATGGGCGGACGTTCGCCGCTCAGTCCTGATAACCAATTGCCGCATTCACCAATAGAACTGACGCAATTCGAGCAACGTCAACAAGCGATGCGTGTGACATGGTTAGGTCATTCGACGTTATTTATTGAAGTAGATGGAATACGTATTCTCACTGACCCTGTATTCGACTACGCGTCGCCGTTGATTGCGAAGGCATGGTTTGAGCGCAATATCCCCAATACAGCCGTACGGGATAGCTTGCCGATTCCTGATATCATCGTGATCTCTCATGATCATTACGATCACCTCGAAGCGTCGACCATACGTTACTATTCTGATAAATCCGTAACATTTTACGTGCCACTCGGTGTCGGTAAGCATCTGATTCGTTGGGGCGTTCGACCTGATAACGTGGTGGAATTTGATTGGTGGGATAGCGTTCATTACGCCAACGTTGAGTTGATTTGCACGCCAGCCAATCACAACTCAGGGCGCACTTATCTGGATAAGAATTCTACCTTATGGGCATCTTGGGTTGTAAAAGGGAAGCAAGAGACGCTCTATTTCAGCGGAGACAGTGCGTACGATAGCCATTTTGCACAAATCGCTCAGCGTTGCGGTCCGATTGATCTCGCCTGTTTGGAAGTCGCGGCAGATGTGAAAGGCAACCAAGGTTATCCGGTTGAGAACTGGGGACACATGCAAGCGCATCACACCGTACGAGCATTCAAAGATCTGCAAGCGAAGAAGTTGCTACCTGTACACTGGGCAACGTATGAGTTGTTTACGCACAAATGGGATGAACCCATTGAGGACTTGATTGAACATTGCCAAGCCGATCATATTGAACTTATTACTCCGATGGCGGGAGAGAGTTTTTATGTGGCAAAAGAATATAAAAATAAACCTTGGTGGCAGGCCAATAAATTATGTGAGCAAGCTAGAAAAATACGGGTATAA
- a CDS encoding cupin domain-containing protein, which yields MNLFKDLPSDLSEEVFEDLLTHKQLRIERIVSKGQTMPEGEWYDQEEHEWVLVLQGAGELTYEDGSVKRLEAGDHINIPAHTKHRVSWTAPEQETIWLAVFYR from the coding sequence ATGAATCTGTTTAAAGACCTACCCAGTGATCTGAGTGAAGAAGTGTTCGAAGATTTACTCACACATAAACAGCTGCGCATCGAGCGTATCGTCTCAAAAGGGCAAACCATGCCAGAGGGCGAATGGTACGATCAAGAAGAACATGAGTGGGTATTGGTACTGCAAGGCGCAGGCGAACTGACTTATGAAGATGGTTCTGTAAAACGTTTAGAAGCCGGTGACCATATCAACATTCCGGCGCATACAAAGCATCGCGTCAGTTGGACAGCCCCAGAACAAGAGACGATTTGGTTGGCGGTTTTCTACCGCTAG
- a CDS encoding MDR family MFS transporter has product MSNEITADKRGIATVAVMLSAIMVLIDMTVANVSLSHMMGALGATADQITWVLTGYSMAEAIFIPMTSFWVSRFGERKVMLVAVIGFVIASAFCGQAGSLEEMVVFRIIQGAFGASVIPLAQSTLVQIYPSEQKGKAMAIFSIGILLGPILGPVVGGVITDNINWRWIFYVNLPFGLVCTALIYRYIHISNKSKPNFDWWIIGYMALGVGALQFVLDKGNDEDWFNSRIIQTAVLLAIMGLIMWIYRSWKTKSPIAPLWLLKDKNLMVSSLMMAVVSMAMFGLTTQQPMLLESLLNYPVSTTGMLMAPRGLASACMLILVIVINPQFDPRLKIVFGLTCIGIGSYLMTLYSMEIDTFWIVMPSMIQGMGLGLTFSTLSTLAYMTLPKEQSVAGASIFNLFRTIGSSFGISIATTYQYRDSQQQWHALGEGFNPYNPVLHDWAAKQGLSITDPAALEQYQNMLHQQSQMVAFVHTFQLVGVMFVIMMPMLIFIRSR; this is encoded by the coding sequence ATGAGTAACGAGATTACGGCCGACAAACGGGGAATAGCCACCGTCGCCGTGATGCTTTCGGCCATCATGGTGTTGATAGATATGACCGTTGCTAACGTGTCGCTTTCACACATGATGGGCGCGCTAGGCGCAACGGCAGACCAAATCACATGGGTGCTAACTGGCTATAGCATGGCTGAGGCGATCTTCATCCCGATGACCAGTTTCTGGGTATCGCGATTTGGTGAGCGCAAAGTCATGTTGGTGGCGGTCATCGGCTTTGTGATTGCCAGTGCTTTCTGTGGACAAGCGGGTTCACTCGAAGAGATGGTGGTGTTCCGTATTATCCAAGGTGCATTTGGTGCTTCAGTCATCCCATTGGCACAATCGACACTGGTTCAGATTTACCCTTCCGAGCAAAAAGGCAAGGCGATGGCGATCTTCTCCATCGGTATCTTGCTTGGTCCTATCTTAGGCCCAGTAGTGGGCGGTGTGATTACTGACAACATCAACTGGCGTTGGATCTTCTACGTCAACTTGCCATTTGGCTTGGTGTGTACTGCGCTGATTTATCGCTACATCCACATCAGCAACAAATCCAAACCGAACTTCGACTGGTGGATCATTGGTTATATGGCCCTCGGGGTCGGTGCGTTGCAGTTCGTGCTCGACAAAGGTAACGACGAAGACTGGTTCAACTCCCGCATTATCCAAACCGCAGTGCTGCTGGCGATCATGGGCTTAATCATGTGGATCTACCGCAGTTGGAAGACCAAGAGCCCTATCGCGCCTCTGTGGCTCCTCAAGGACAAAAACCTCATGGTCTCGTCCTTAATGATGGCGGTCGTGTCGATGGCCATGTTCGGCTTGACCACTCAACAACCGATGTTGCTCGAAAGCTTATTGAACTACCCAGTATCCACTACGGGTATGTTAATGGCACCACGGGGGCTGGCATCTGCCTGTATGCTGATATTGGTGATTGTGATTAACCCGCAATTCGATCCAAGGTTGAAGATTGTCTTTGGCCTAACCTGTATCGGTATTGGTAGCTACCTCATGACCTTGTACTCCATGGAAATCGATACCTTCTGGATCGTGATGCCAAGTATGATTCAAGGTATGGGCTTAGGCTTGACCTTCTCGACCCTATCGACACTGGCGTACATGACATTGCCAAAAGAGCAGTCGGTGGCAGGGGCGAGTATTTTTAACTTGTTCCGCACCATTGGTAGCTCGTTTGGTATCTCCATTGCGACTACGTACCAATACCGCGACAGCCAACAGCAATGGCACGCTTTGGGAGAAGGCTTTAACCCTTATAACCCAGTGTTGCATGACTGGGCTGCGAAACAGGGGTTATCGATCACCGATCCTGCGGCATTGGAGCAATATCAGAACATGCTCCATCAGCAATCGCAAATGGTGGCCTTTGTGCACACCTTCCAGTTGGTTGGGGTGATGTTCGTTATCATGATGCCGATGCTGATCTTTATCCGTTCAAGGTAA
- a CDS encoding HAD family hydrolase, giving the protein MSDKKTSLALFDFDGTITDEDMFSAFLHYAVSGPRKWLGNVVIMPFYALYKAGVIPAKRMRPIASFIAFAGRRTQEVEALGSQFAKEVITKHIRPEAQAKLEWHQARGDTIVVVSASLNAYLSPCCETQGYQLLCSEIIGDSKRINGLYLSGDCSLERKVERVQRAFDFSQYKTIYAYGDTHEDIPMLKLADHAMMNWQPWQSENGLN; this is encoded by the coding sequence TTGTCAGATAAAAAAACCTCTCTCGCACTGTTTGATTTTGACGGCACCATCACGGATGAGGACATGTTTAGTGCATTCCTCCACTATGCAGTTTCTGGCCCTCGTAAGTGGCTCGGTAATGTGGTGATCATGCCGTTTTATGCGCTCTACAAAGCAGGAGTTATTCCTGCAAAGCGAATGCGTCCTATCGCCAGTTTTATCGCCTTTGCAGGAAGGAGAACGCAAGAGGTCGAAGCGTTAGGATCCCAGTTTGCAAAAGAGGTGATTACAAAACACATTCGCCCAGAAGCGCAAGCGAAACTGGAATGGCACCAAGCGCGAGGAGACACCATTGTCGTTGTCTCGGCTTCACTTAATGCCTACTTAAGCCCTTGCTGTGAAACCCAAGGTTACCAATTGCTTTGTAGCGAAATAATTGGCGACAGCAAACGCATTAATGGTCTCTACCTGAGTGGCGATTGCAGTTTGGAAAGAAAGGTCGAGCGTGTGCAACGTGCTTTCGACTTCAGCCAGTACAAAACAATTTATGCTTACGGCGATACCCACGAAGACATTCCGATGCTCAAGTTAGCCGATCATGCGATGATGAACTGGCAACCTTGGCAAAGCGAAAACGGCCTGAATTAA
- a CDS encoding TRAP transporter permease, which produces MDKTISTSHADTHPSELSAEELIAQDVGARLPTGIMEKLIAGLALLWSLFQLWIASPLPFIVGFGVMNDTETRAIHLGFALLLAFLVFPAFKRSPRDRVPAFDIMLGLIACASSLYLFVMYEALAQRPGSLTTEDFITALIGLPLLLEAARRVLGPALPVIALVFIGYSLAGPYMPGLLSHRGVQLDALANHQWITTEGVFGIALGVSTSFVFLFVLFGALLERAGAGHYFIQLAFSMLGHLRGGPAKAAVVASGLTGLISGSSIANVVTTGTFTIPMMRKVGFSPEKAGAVEVASSVNGQIMPPVMGAAAFLMVEYVGIPYVEIIKHAFLPAAISYIALLYIVHLEALKLGMQPIDAARSKPWLARLTGFAFGAALISGLSMAVYYGLGWLKPVLGDFVLPGMALILAVVYLALLKVAASNEPLPEEDPDAPLEQLPNTRAVLLSGLHYLLPVVVLVWCLMVERLSPGLSAFWGSVILVVIVLTQRPLLTWMRKDGKHDYGNFKDGCIDLREGLIAGARNMIGIGIATATAGVIVGAVSQTGVGLVLADLVEILSMGNLLLMLMLTAVLSLILGMGLPTTANYIVVSSLLAPVIVTLGQQHGLIVPLIAVHLFVFYFGIMADVTPPVGLASFAAAAVSKGDPIKTGLTAFYYSLRTAALPFLFIFNTDLLLIDVDWAHGIAIFVISTIAMLIFAAATQGWFLTRNRWYEGVLLLLVAFTLFRPGFWIDMVVDPYQSSNPAQLAQTLEPLEEGSVLRMRISGEDAVGKMREFSVLLSVPEGETGQDKLDALGIATYQQGEQTLIDIVSFASPAEAAGLQFDQQIVDVRVPVERYRKEWMWIPAMLLFGVVIWLQRRRVTAQLATAH; this is translated from the coding sequence ATGGATAAGACGATCTCCACGTCCCATGCTGATACGCATCCGAGTGAGCTGTCGGCAGAAGAACTGATTGCCCAAGATGTGGGTGCTCGCCTGCCAACCGGAATCATGGAAAAGCTGATTGCGGGTTTGGCGTTACTTTGGTCTCTGTTTCAACTTTGGATAGCGTCTCCGCTGCCGTTTATTGTTGGCTTCGGTGTGATGAACGACACCGAAACGCGCGCCATTCACCTTGGCTTTGCCTTGTTGCTTGCCTTCCTTGTCTTCCCTGCTTTTAAGCGCTCTCCGCGCGATCGTGTTCCTGCCTTCGACATCATGTTGGGTTTGATTGCTTGCGCGTCTTCGCTTTACTTGTTTGTTATGTACGAAGCACTAGCACAACGTCCGGGCAGCTTAACCACTGAAGACTTTATTACCGCATTGATTGGCTTACCTCTGCTTTTAGAAGCGGCGCGCCGAGTGTTAGGCCCAGCATTGCCAGTGATTGCGTTGGTGTTTATCGGCTACAGCTTGGCAGGCCCATACATGCCGGGTTTGTTGTCCCATCGTGGCGTGCAGTTGGACGCGCTGGCTAACCACCAGTGGATCACCACAGAAGGTGTGTTTGGTATTGCACTTGGCGTATCGACCAGCTTTGTATTCTTGTTTGTTCTGTTTGGCGCGTTATTGGAACGCGCTGGAGCAGGGCACTACTTCATTCAATTAGCATTTAGCATGTTGGGGCACTTGCGTGGTGGTCCTGCAAAAGCGGCCGTCGTTGCCTCGGGCTTAACCGGTTTGATTTCGGGCTCGTCGATTGCCAACGTAGTGACCACGGGTACGTTCACTATTCCTATGATGCGCAAGGTTGGTTTCTCTCCAGAGAAAGCTGGTGCAGTGGAAGTGGCGTCATCGGTGAATGGGCAAATCATGCCTCCTGTTATGGGCGCCGCGGCATTTTTGATGGTGGAATACGTCGGCATTCCTTATGTTGAGATCATCAAACACGCCTTCTTACCTGCCGCTATTTCTTACATTGCCCTGCTTTATATTGTTCATTTAGAAGCGCTCAAGTTGGGCATGCAGCCAATTGATGCCGCACGTTCAAAACCTTGGCTAGCAAGACTCACGGGTTTTGCATTTGGTGCGGCGTTGATTTCTGGATTGTCGATGGCGGTCTACTACGGCTTAGGATGGTTGAAGCCAGTATTGGGTGACTTTGTCCTGCCGGGGATGGCATTGATTCTTGCGGTGGTGTACTTGGCGCTGCTAAAAGTGGCTGCAAGCAATGAGCCGCTACCAGAAGAAGATCCAGATGCCCCGCTAGAACAACTACCAAATACTCGCGCAGTCTTGTTGTCTGGCTTGCACTACCTCCTGCCCGTGGTGGTCTTGGTGTGGTGTTTGATGGTCGAGCGTTTGTCTCCAGGGTTGTCTGCTTTTTGGGGCAGCGTGATTCTGGTGGTGATCGTTTTGACTCAGCGTCCTCTGCTGACTTGGATGCGTAAAGATGGCAAGCACGATTACGGCAACTTCAAAGACGGTTGTATTGATTTGCGTGAAGGCTTGATTGCTGGTGCGCGTAACATGATCGGTATTGGTATCGCGACCGCCACCGCTGGCGTTATCGTTGGTGCCGTATCGCAAACCGGTGTCGGCTTAGTGCTGGCTGACTTGGTTGAGATCCTGTCGATGGGCAACTTGCTACTCATGCTGATGCTTACGGCGGTATTGAGCTTGATTCTAGGTATGGGCTTACCAACCACGGCGAACTACATCGTGGTATCAAGTTTGCTAGCACCTGTTATCGTCACGCTGGGTCAACAACACGGTTTGATTGTGCCGTTAATTGCGGTGCACTTGTTTGTGTTTTACTTCGGCATCATGGCGGATGTAACGCCGCCAGTGGGTCTGGCTTCGTTTGCTGCGGCGGCGGTGTCGAAAGGCGATCCAATCAAGACGGGCTTAACCGCGTTTTACTACAGTCTAAGAACCGCAGCTTTGCCGTTCCTATTTATCTTCAATACGGATTTGTTGTTGATTGATGTCGATTGGGCGCACGGCATTGCCATCTTTGTTATCTCTACTATCGCGATGTTGATATTCGCAGCGGCGACGCAAGGTTGGTTCCTGACTCGTAACCGTTGGTACGAAGGCGTTCTGCTTTTGCTGGTGGCCTTTACTCTGTTCCGTCCGGGATTCTGGATCGACATGGTGGTGGACCCGTACCAATCGAGTAATCCTGCCCAGTTGGCACAAACGCTTGAGCCGCTAGAAGAGGGCAGTGTGCTTAGAATGCGCATCAGCGGTGAAGATGCGGTCGGTAAGATGCGAGAATTCTCGGTGCTGTTGTCGGTTCCTGAAGGGGAAACTGGACAAGATAAGCTGGACGCATTGGGTATCGCTACTTATCAGCAAGGTGAACAAACCCTGATTGATATCGTTAGTTTTGCTAGCCCAGCAGAGGCGGCAGGATTGCAGTTCGACCAACAAATTGTCGATGTGCGTGTGCCTGTTGAGCGTTATCGCAAAGAGTGGATGTGGATTCCGGCAATGTTGCTGTTTGGTGTTGTGATTTGGCTACAACGTCGAAGAGTAACAGCGCAACTTGCTACAGCACATTGA
- a CDS encoding Rho-binding antiterminator — translation MVTCSQYDFIEIACMFKLSVEITLKNGEKHQGKAFDTGYDMERQECLFLERNGERTPFPTEQLIAMKALKDNPHFSEVTFG, via the coding sequence ATGGTGACCTGCAGCCAATACGATTTTATTGAAATCGCCTGTATGTTTAAGTTGTCCGTTGAAATTACGTTGAAGAACGGTGAGAAGCACCAAGGTAAGGCGTTCGATACAGGTTACGACATGGAACGCCAAGAGTGCTTGTTTTTGGAGAGAAACGGCGAACGAACTCCCTTTCCAACCGAGCAGTTAATCGCGATGAAAGCACTCAAAGACAACCCGCATTTCAGTGAAGTGACCTTCGGTTAA
- a CDS encoding HlyD family secretion protein — translation MSDDIAKKSSSKSKLTKILFLLVCAIGFGAMFWSWQYSDGHPSTEDAYVRAKILSVAPQVQGQVISVEAKDFQVVNKGDLLLKIDSRPYLLAVKQAKAAYQLAVQQHDVADKQVTEAVAGLDAARSNLTEAQLEYKRTDSLVKRKLASDQDLDTAKNKLANAQASLEQARATVEKAIANRGEEGAEAAVVQQAAAQLAQAELNLSYTDITSPVDGIAGEINTHTGSVVGVGQTLFPVIVKDSYWVRANFKETDLTHIKAGMHAEVVIDMYPDVVWDAKVEELSPASGTSFSLMPPENATGNWVKIKQRFPVRLTLEVPEGAPQLRVGASSEVTVDLKSNAQ, via the coding sequence ATGAGCGACGATATCGCGAAGAAATCCTCTTCGAAATCCAAACTGACCAAAATCCTTTTCCTTCTCGTTTGTGCTATCGGCTTCGGTGCGATGTTCTGGTCTTGGCAATATTCTGATGGTCACCCAAGTACCGAAGATGCATACGTAAGAGCAAAAATCCTGTCTGTCGCTCCTCAGGTTCAAGGCCAAGTCATCTCAGTAGAAGCCAAAGATTTCCAAGTGGTGAACAAAGGTGATCTGTTATTAAAGATTGATTCTCGCCCTTATCTGCTCGCGGTCAAACAAGCGAAAGCGGCTTACCAATTGGCGGTTCAACAGCATGATGTGGCCGATAAACAGGTCACAGAAGCGGTCGCTGGTTTAGATGCTGCACGCTCGAACCTGACCGAAGCGCAGTTGGAGTACAAACGTACTGACTCGTTAGTGAAACGCAAATTAGCGTCTGACCAAGATTTGGATACTGCGAAGAACAAACTCGCTAATGCTCAAGCAAGCCTAGAACAAGCGCGTGCAACGGTTGAAAAAGCGATCGCAAATCGCGGTGAAGAAGGCGCAGAAGCCGCGGTTGTTCAACAAGCGGCGGCGCAACTTGCACAAGCTGAATTGAACCTTAGCTACACCGACATTACTTCTCCTGTCGATGGTATCGCGGGTGAAATCAACACACATACTGGTTCTGTTGTGGGAGTTGGCCAAACTCTGTTCCCTGTGATTGTAAAAGACAGCTACTGGGTACGCGCAAACTTTAAAGAAACTGACCTAACGCACATCAAAGCAGGCATGCACGCTGAAGTCGTGATCGACATGTACCCAGACGTAGTTTGGGATGCGAAAGTGGAAGAACTGTCGCCAGCAAGTGGTACCTCTTTCTCTTTGATGCCACCAGAAAACGCAACCGGTAACTGGGTGAAAATCAAACAACGTTTCCCTGTGCGTTTGACGCTTGAAGTACCTGAAGGTGCGCCACAATTACGTGTGGGTGCAAGTTCTGAAGTGACTGTTGATCTGAAAAGTAACGCACAATGA
- the ompW gene encoding outer membrane protein OmpW, which yields MKKTICSLAVVAALVSPSVFAHSEGDFIVRVGAASVVPNDSSDKILGSQEELKVDSNTQLGLTFGYMFTDNISLEVLAATPFGHDISTDLLGLGDIGETKHLPPTVMVQYYFGDSQSKFRPYVGAGLNYTIFFDEGFNGTGKGAGLSDLKLDDSFGLAANVGVDYMINDKWFLNASAWYANIETEATYKAGGVKQKTDVKINPWVFMISGGYKF from the coding sequence ATGAAAAAAACAATCTGCAGTTTAGCAGTGGTTGCTGCGTTAGTGTCTCCAAGTGTTTTCGCTCACAGTGAAGGTGACTTCATTGTACGTGTTGGTGCGGCATCCGTTGTACCAAATGACAGCAGTGACAAAATCTTAGGTTCTCAAGAAGAGCTTAAAGTGGATTCCAACACGCAGCTGGGCTTGACGTTCGGTTATATGTTTACCGACAACATCAGTTTAGAAGTTCTGGCTGCAACACCATTTGGCCATGATATTTCAACAGACCTACTTGGCCTTGGTGACATCGGCGAGACCAAACACCTACCACCAACAGTTATGGTTCAGTACTACTTTGGTGACTCACAAAGCAAATTCCGCCCATACGTGGGTGCGGGTCTAAACTACACCATCTTCTTTGATGAAGGCTTTAATGGTACGGGTAAAGGCGCGGGACTTTCTGATCTGAAATTGGATGATTCATTCGGTCTAGCTGCAAACGTTGGTGTGGACTACATGATCAACGATAAATGGTTCCTAAACGCATCGGCGTGGTACGCAAACATTGAAACTGAAGCGACCTACAAAGCGGGTGGCGTAAAACAAAAAACTGACGTGAAGATCAACCCTTGGGTATTCATGATCAGCGGCGGTTACAAATTCTAA